One region of Streptomyces leeuwenhoekii genomic DNA includes:
- a CDS encoding ATP-binding protein, translating into MTGAAAGGGEETGGTGRDGTEVAVLVGLQASGKSTFYEQCLRERCTLVSKDRFPRGARGKQARQMRLIEEALAGGRSVAVDNTNPSPDEWDPLVAAGHAYGAAVVAYWFPPDLTGSLRRNAARAGRDRVPDIGVRATRKRLRRPTREDGFDAVLDVRFDGRGGFDVRPASAADGSAAQG; encoded by the coding sequence GTGACCGGGGCGGCGGCCGGGGGCGGCGAGGAGACCGGTGGCACCGGGCGGGACGGGACCGAGGTGGCCGTCCTGGTCGGGCTCCAGGCCTCCGGGAAGTCCACCTTCTACGAGCAGTGCCTGCGGGAGCGCTGCACGCTGGTCAGCAAGGACCGCTTCCCGCGCGGCGCCCGCGGCAAGCAGGCCCGGCAGATGCGGCTGATCGAGGAGGCGCTGGCCGGCGGCCGGTCGGTGGCGGTCGACAACACCAACCCGTCGCCCGACGAGTGGGACCCGCTGGTGGCGGCCGGGCACGCGTACGGCGCCGCCGTCGTCGCCTACTGGTTCCCGCCGGACCTCACGGGCTCCCTGCGGCGCAACGCCGCGCGCGCCGGACGTGACCGGGTCCCGGACATCGGCGTCCGCGCCACACGGAAACGGCTGCGCCGGCCCACCCGCGAGGACGGTTTCGACGCCGTGCTCGACGTCCGCTTCGACGGCCGCGGCGGCTTCGACGTACGGCCCGCCTCCGCCGCCGACGGGTCCGCGGCGCAGGGGTGA
- a CDS encoding LysR family substrate-binding domain-containing protein → MTASEKPASFRLAYVPGVMPDKWVRVWHERLPGVPLSLTQVAAAEAGGVLLDGRADAGLVRLPVDRTVLSAIPLYTETTVVLVPKDHLVTAADEVSVADLADEIVLHPLDDVLGWERLPGRPAFERPATTADAVELVAAGIGVLVVPLSLARLHHRKDLTHRPLTDAPTSSVALSWPQEATTDLVEDFIGIVRGRTVNSTRGRRPGPAQEDAERTGAGGAGRKPTAGRQQAGAKAAGARSGGRTGGGKPAGRNPRRGSGGTAKGGGRRGGRRS, encoded by the coding sequence GTGACAGCCTCGGAAAAACCCGCCTCGTTCCGGCTCGCGTACGTCCCGGGCGTGATGCCCGACAAGTGGGTGCGCGTCTGGCACGAGCGGCTGCCCGGTGTTCCGCTGTCCCTGACCCAGGTCGCCGCCGCCGAGGCCGGTGGCGTGCTGCTGGACGGCCGGGCCGACGCGGGCCTGGTACGGCTGCCCGTCGACCGGACGGTGCTCAGCGCCATCCCGCTCTACACCGAGACGACGGTGGTGTTGGTCCCCAAGGACCACCTCGTCACGGCGGCCGACGAGGTGTCGGTCGCGGACCTGGCCGACGAGATCGTGCTGCACCCCCTCGACGACGTCCTCGGCTGGGAGCGGCTCCCGGGCCGGCCCGCCTTCGAGCGCCCCGCCACCACGGCGGACGCCGTCGAGCTGGTCGCGGCGGGGATCGGGGTGCTCGTGGTCCCGCTGTCGCTGGCCCGGCTGCACCACCGCAAGGACCTCACCCACCGGCCGCTCACCGACGCCCCCACGTCGAGCGTCGCGCTGTCCTGGCCCCAGGAGGCCACCACCGACCTGGTGGAGGACTTCATCGGCATCGTCCGCGGCCGGACCGTCAACAGCACCCGGGGCCGCAGGCCGGGCCCGGCGCAGGAGGACGCCGAGCGGACCGGCGCGGGCGGCGCCGGGCGCAAGCCCACGGCGGGCAGGCAGCAGGCCGGGGCCAAGGCTGCCGGGGCCCGGTCCGGGGGAAGGACGGGCGGCGGCAAGCCGGCCGGCCGGAACCCGCGCCGGGGCTCCGGCGGCACCGCCAAGGGCGGCGGCCGGCGCGGCGGCCGCCGGTCCTAG
- a CDS encoding DUF5997 family protein: MTQHQSTQTMKPATAARKLGVYLEATPAQFREGVVSRAELNALQADPPEWLRELRRTGPHPRPVVAAKLGVSIAGLHRGGITEPLTTEQIEALKQERPEWLEREQALQAEVRKEAARVKKLHAERAQSA; encoded by the coding sequence ATGACCCAGCACCAGAGCACCCAGACGATGAAGCCCGCGACCGCGGCCAGGAAGCTGGGTGTGTACCTCGAGGCCACACCCGCGCAGTTCCGGGAGGGTGTCGTCTCGCGCGCCGAGCTGAACGCGCTCCAGGCCGACCCGCCCGAGTGGCTGCGGGAGCTGCGCCGCACCGGCCCGCACCCCCGGCCGGTGGTGGCGGCGAAGCTGGGCGTCTCCATCGCCGGGCTGCACCGGGGCGGGATCACCGAGCCCCTCACCACCGAGCAGATCGAGGCGCTGAAGCAGGAGCGTCCCGAGTGGCTGGAGCGGGAGCAGGCGCTCCAGGCGGAGGTCCGCAAGGAGGCGGCGCGCGTCAAGAAGCTGCACGCGGAGCGCGCCCAGTCCGCCTGA
- a CDS encoding DUF2267 domain-containing protein, with amino-acid sequence MRYDDLVRTVQEQSRAVSRDEAERTVSAVLRTLAERLPEGLAEHLAAQLPHELAGSVPPAQAPAGRSGHTRGTGERFGLTAFAGRVAWRAGITEEAALQRAAVVLNVLDASVSPEEMTKVAGALPADIRELLPTTRAVESEA; translated from the coding sequence ATGAGGTACGACGATCTGGTGCGAACCGTCCAGGAGCAGAGCCGGGCCGTCAGCCGGGACGAGGCCGAACGGACGGTCTCCGCCGTGCTGCGCACCCTGGCCGAGCGTCTCCCCGAGGGGCTGGCCGAGCATCTGGCGGCCCAGTTGCCGCACGAGCTGGCCGGGTCCGTGCCCCCGGCACAGGCGCCGGCCGGTCGGAGCGGGCACACCCGGGGTACCGGTGAGCGCTTCGGGCTCACCGCCTTCGCCGGCCGGGTGGCCTGGCGGGCGGGTATCACCGAGGAGGCCGCGCTCCAGCGCGCCGCGGTGGTGCTCAACGTGCTGGACGCGTCCGTCTCCCCCGAGGAGATGACGAAGGTGGCCGGTGCGCTGCCCGCGGACATCCGGGAGCTGCTGCCCACGACGCGGGCGGTCGAGAGCGAGGCGTGA